A single window of Meiothermus sp. DNA harbors:
- a CDS encoding adenylosuccinate synthase, whose protein sequence is MPGIAIIGAQWGDEGKGKVTDALAENADFVVRYQGGANAGHTVVAQGKTFKLNLLPTGVIHPQATNILGDGMVIDAFRFAEEMHNMRSEGLQPKVLVSDKAHLVLPHHKAVEARNNFVGTTRRGIGPAYSDRARRVGIRAGDLLNETVLKERVETLLTEKPNSTKEAGWDTSAKALADLYKMREILAPHITDTGALLREALKHGKKVLFEGAQATLLDLNYGDYPFVTSSHPTVGGIIVGTGVSHKAIHKVYGVAKAYATRVGNGPFPTELHGEEDEFLRQKGGEFGVTTGRARRTGWLDLVLLKYACEVNGFDGLVITKLDVLSGFPTVKVGVEHLSDGRVKYEEIPGWGDLSGIHSREQLPESVKRFIELIEDYTETPVVMFSTSPRREDTFGAVSWV, encoded by the coding sequence GTGCCAGGAATTGCCATCATTGGAGCCCAGTGGGGCGACGAAGGAAAGGGTAAAGTAACCGATGCCCTCGCAGAGAATGCCGACTTTGTGGTGCGCTACCAGGGAGGGGCCAACGCCGGCCACACCGTGGTGGCCCAGGGCAAAACCTTTAAGCTGAACCTCTTGCCCACCGGGGTTATCCATCCCCAGGCCACCAATATCCTGGGCGACGGCATGGTGATAGACGCCTTCCGCTTTGCCGAAGAGATGCACAACATGCGCAGCGAGGGCTTGCAGCCCAAGGTGCTGGTTTCGGATAAAGCCCATCTGGTGCTCCCTCACCACAAGGCGGTGGAGGCCCGCAACAACTTCGTGGGCACCACTCGCCGGGGCATCGGGCCGGCCTACTCCGACCGGGCGCGGCGGGTGGGCATCCGGGCAGGGGACTTGCTCAACGAGACCGTGCTAAAAGAGCGGGTCGAGACCCTGCTCACCGAAAAACCCAACTCCACCAAAGAGGCGGGCTGGGACACCTCCGCCAAAGCCCTGGCCGATCTTTACAAGATGCGGGAGATACTAGCCCCCCACATCACCGACACCGGAGCCCTGCTGCGCGAGGCCCTCAAGCACGGTAAAAAGGTGCTCTTCGAAGGGGCCCAGGCCACCCTCCTCGACCTCAACTACGGCGACTATCCCTTCGTGACCAGCTCCCACCCCACGGTGGGCGGCATCATCGTGGGAACCGGGGTCAGCCACAAGGCCATCCACAAGGTCTACGGGGTGGCCAAGGCCTACGCCACCCGGGTGGGCAACGGCCCCTTCCCCACCGAACTCCACGGCGAAGAAGACGAGTTTTTGCGCCAGAAGGGGGGCGAGTTCGGGGTGACCACCGGGCGGGCCCGGCGCACCGGCTGGCTCGACCTGGTGCTGCTCAAATATGCCTGCGAGGTGAACGGCTTTGACGGGCTGGTGATCACCAAGCTGGACGTGCTCTCGGGCTTCCCCACCGTGAAGGTAGGTGTGGAACACCTCTCGGATGGCCGCGTGAAGTACGAGGAAATCCCCGGCTGGGGCGACCTCTCGGGCATCCATAGCCGCGAGCAGTTGCCCGAGAGCGTCAAGCGCTTCATCGAGCTAATCGAGGACTACACCGAGACCCCGGTGGTGATGTTCTCCACCAGTCCGCGCCGGGAGGACACTTTTGGGGCGGTGAGCTGGGTTTAG
- a CDS encoding 3D domain-containing protein — translation MEGLFRLRIAGLILLIATFGLSWAQAPRVMTLKATAYTSSVRETDSTPFITATGARTRIGIIAVSRDMLRELPYGSKVMLEDLGTPAGVGKGRFNYLFKGRVFVVEDTMHPRKRERLDVWLPDRSTAIRFGLRNVRVTVIQRGRG, via the coding sequence ATGGAAGGGCTATTTCGTTTGCGAATTGCTGGCTTGATCCTGCTGATTGCGACCTTCGGATTGAGCTGGGCCCAGGCCCCCCGAGTCATGACCCTCAAGGCTACGGCCTATACCTCCTCGGTGCGGGAAACCGACAGCACCCCCTTCATCACCGCTACCGGGGCCCGCACCCGCATCGGCATTATTGCCGTGAGCCGGGATATGCTGCGCGAGCTGCCCTACGGCTCTAAAGTCATGCTCGAGGATCTAGGCACCCCGGCGGGGGTGGGTAAGGGGCGCTTCAACTACCTGTTCAAAGGCAGGGTGTTTGTTGTAGAGGACACCATGCACCCGCGCAAGCGGGAGCGGTTGGATGTGTGGCTGCCCGACCGCAGTACGGCCATCCGCTTTGGGCTGCGCAACGTTCGGGTGACGGTGATACAGCGCGGGCGAGGGTAG
- a CDS encoding DAK2 domain-containing protein, translated as MANALSPAELAKAFRYATDWFAVYVEETNALNVYPVPDGDTGTNMHLTLQSVRRELDLADTSKMSEVARAISYGSLLGARGNSGVITSQILKGFAETIKEASAVSPALLAQALEEGSRMGYKAVMKPVEGTILTVSRGVAEGARKAVEAGAQSLEEVLQGALQHGRAASDRTPELLPVLKQAGVVDAGGVGLLRFIEGLKGYLRGLPLPEPPKIEKYAQTAFEEEEFGYCTEFLMEGVAEPIEKIREAVASFGDSLLVVGAEGYVKGHIHTNDPDGLLASVARYGKMIRTKVEDMSQQHTEILSMAGAADEAPPPTGLVAVANGWGLVKAFRGFGARIVAGGQTANPSVQDILDAIKSLPNPEVIVLPNNANVIMSAQQAAGLADGKTVHVIPTRTMGQGLAATVVYQAELPSSELLPEMEEASRRAVTLEVTRASRSVEIGGVSVREGQPIGLRDDKLILAADTPEDALFDMVKLAAQDGEHEILTIFHGSTVGKDTLDALVARLTQAFPDLSLEIHPGGPDLYDYLAVLE; from the coding sequence GTGGCTAACGCGCTTTCACCGGCCGAGCTGGCCAAGGCGTTCCGCTATGCGACCGACTGGTTTGCAGTTTACGTAGAGGAGACCAACGCCCTGAACGTGTACCCTGTGCCGGATGGCGACACCGGCACCAACATGCACCTCACGCTGCAATCGGTACGGCGGGAGCTGGATTTAGCCGACACCAGCAAGATGAGCGAGGTGGCACGGGCCATCAGCTATGGTTCATTGCTGGGGGCGCGGGGCAACTCGGGGGTCATCACCTCGCAAATCCTCAAGGGCTTTGCCGAGACCATCAAAGAAGCCAGCGCGGTTTCTCCGGCTTTGCTGGCCCAGGCCTTAGAGGAGGGCTCCCGTATGGGCTACAAGGCGGTGATGAAGCCGGTGGAGGGTACCATCCTGACGGTCTCGAGGGGGGTGGCTGAAGGTGCCCGCAAGGCGGTGGAGGCGGGGGCCCAGAGCCTCGAGGAGGTTCTGCAAGGGGCTTTGCAGCATGGCCGCGCAGCCTCCGACCGCACCCCCGAGCTGCTCCCGGTGCTCAAGCAGGCCGGGGTGGTGGATGCCGGAGGGGTGGGCTTGTTGCGCTTTATCGAGGGCCTCAAGGGCTACCTTAGGGGTTTGCCCTTGCCCGAACCGCCCAAAATCGAGAAGTATGCTCAGACTGCCTTCGAGGAGGAGGAATTCGGCTACTGCACCGAGTTCTTGATGGAAGGAGTGGCTGAACCTATCGAGAAAATCCGTGAGGCAGTGGCCTCGTTTGGCGACTCCTTGCTGGTGGTGGGGGCCGAGGGTTACGTCAAGGGCCATATCCACACCAACGACCCCGACGGCCTGCTGGCCAGCGTGGCGCGCTACGGCAAGATGATCCGCACCAAAGTAGAGGACATGTCGCAGCAGCATACCGAGATTCTCTCGATGGCCGGGGCTGCCGACGAGGCTCCTCCGCCTACCGGTTTGGTAGCGGTAGCCAACGGCTGGGGACTGGTCAAGGCCTTTAGGGGCTTTGGGGCCCGCATTGTGGCCGGAGGCCAGACCGCCAACCCCAGCGTGCAGGACATTCTGGATGCCATCAAAAGCCTGCCCAACCCCGAAGTGATCGTGCTGCCCAACAACGCCAACGTGATCATGTCGGCCCAGCAAGCAGCGGGTCTGGCCGATGGCAAGACCGTACACGTGATCCCCACCCGTACCATGGGCCAGGGTTTGGCCGCTACAGTGGTGTATCAGGCCGAACTGCCCTCGAGCGAACTCCTGCCCGAGATGGAAGAAGCTTCTAGAAGAGCGGTCACCCTGGAGGTGACCCGGGCCAGCCGCAGCGTGGAGATTGGGGGGGTGAGCGTGCGGGAAGGTCAGCCCATCGGCCTGCGCGACGACAAACTGATCCTGGCCGCCGACACCCCCGAGGACGCGCTGTTCGATATGGTCAAACTGGCCGCCCAGGACGGCGAGCACGAAATACTGACCATTTTCCACGGTTCCACGGTCGGTAAAGACACTCTGGACGCCCTGGTCGCCCGGCTCACGCAGGCCTTCCCCGACCTCAGCCTGGAGATTCACCCCGGCGGGCCCGACCTCTACGATTACCTTGCTGTGCTGGAATAA
- a CDS encoding Asp23/Gls24 family envelope stress response protein: protein MKGNITVTESALATILGLAAHEVPGVLGMSPAGIRESISRILGRSEASEGVVVKPDPNAAGKYQADLYVVVAFGARIPTVVDSIGERVQWAAKTLAGAELSSVRIHVVGVSRG, encoded by the coding sequence TTGAAAGGAAACATTACCGTGACCGAAAGCGCGCTGGCCACCATCCTGGGCCTGGCTGCGCATGAAGTGCCGGGGGTGCTCGGGATGAGCCCTGCCGGTATCCGCGAATCCATCAGCCGTATCCTGGGCCGGAGCGAGGCCAGCGAAGGGGTGGTGGTCAAGCCCGACCCCAACGCGGCCGGGAAGTATCAGGCCGACCTGTATGTGGTAGTGGCCTTTGGTGCCCGCATTCCCACAGTGGTGGATAGCATTGGGGAGCGGGTGCAGTGGGCTGCCAAGACGCTGGCTGGGGCCGAGCTTTCCAGTGTGCGCATCCACGTGGTGGGGGTGAGCCGTGGCTAA
- a CDS encoding DUF3108 domain-containing protein, which translates to MGLSSHVLAQGVPWPPGERLVYNLAWQGIAVGKLYLSAEPIEGGWRFRLKLEPTGLAQALGYGLESESQVGLDFFTDRFRQTLSEPFKGTTRLFFERQENNGSWAKVIYPDGKQSTWSSAQEEVMDPLSLIYYLRLRPETRRIYAVDYAKLTQGQLELLAGNGLVGYRYAREDLLIEVWYRTDARRTPVRIIFGRDFGRLEATLIENGNGR; encoded by the coding sequence ATGGGGCTTAGCTCGCACGTGTTGGCCCAGGGTGTGCCTTGGCCGCCCGGCGAGCGGCTGGTCTACAACCTGGCCTGGCAGGGGATTGCGGTGGGCAAGCTGTACTTGAGTGCGGAGCCAATCGAGGGTGGTTGGCGTTTTCGACTCAAACTCGAGCCCACCGGACTGGCCCAGGCCCTAGGCTATGGTCTCGAGTCGGAAAGCCAGGTCGGCCTAGACTTCTTTACCGACCGCTTTAGACAAACCCTGAGCGAGCCCTTCAAAGGCACCACCCGGCTCTTTTTCGAGCGCCAGGAGAACAACGGCTCCTGGGCAAAGGTGATTTACCCCGATGGCAAACAGTCCACCTGGAGCAGCGCCCAGGAAGAGGTCATGGATCCGCTCTCGCTCATCTACTACCTGCGCCTTCGTCCCGAGACCCGCCGGATCTATGCGGTGGACTACGCTAAACTAACCCAGGGACAGCTTGAACTCCTGGCGGGCAATGGCTTGGTAGGCTATCGTTATGCCCGCGAAGACTTGCTGATTGAGGTCTGGTATCGTACCGATGCCCGCCGTACGCCGGTTCGGATCATCTTCGGGCGTGACTTTGGCCGCTTGGAGGCCACCCTAATCGAAAACGGCAACGGGCGCTAG
- the ald gene encoding alanine dehydrogenase: protein MVIGVPKEIKTLENRVALTPGGVTSLVRRGHRVLVQQGAGVGSGISDAEYQRAGAEIVSANEAWAADLVVKVKEPIAEEYKYLRKGLILFTYLHLAADEPLTRALLEGGTTAIAYETVQLEDGSLPLLLPMSEVAGRMAPQVGAAALEKPHGGRGVLLGGVPGVAPASVVILGGGIVGTNAAKIALGMGAQVTILDVNKARMQYLDDVFGGRVITLASTEANVAASIRHADLLIGAVLIPGAKAPKLVTREMLSTMKEASVIVDVAVDQGGCVETIKPTTHADPTYVVDGVVHYGVANMPGAVPRTSTFALTNQTLPYLLRLAEKGLDALHDDPALMLGLNTHQGKLTCRGVAEAFGMPYTEPQAAL, encoded by the coding sequence ATGGTGATTGGTGTGCCCAAGGAGATCAAGACCCTCGAGAACCGTGTGGCCCTTACGCCCGGGGGCGTGACCAGCCTGGTACGGCGGGGGCACCGAGTATTGGTGCAGCAAGGGGCCGGGGTAGGCTCGGGGATATCCGATGCAGAATACCAAAGAGCCGGGGCCGAAATTGTGAGCGCCAATGAGGCCTGGGCGGCCGATCTGGTGGTGAAGGTAAAAGAGCCCATTGCTGAGGAGTACAAGTACCTGCGCAAAGGGCTCATTCTCTTCACCTATTTGCACCTGGCTGCCGACGAGCCCCTCACCCGGGCTTTGCTCGAGGGGGGTACGACTGCTATTGCCTACGAGACGGTGCAGCTCGAGGACGGCTCACTGCCGCTGCTACTGCCCATGAGCGAGGTGGCGGGGCGCATGGCGCCGCAGGTAGGAGCCGCTGCGCTGGAGAAACCCCATGGGGGCCGTGGGGTGCTATTGGGAGGGGTGCCGGGGGTGGCGCCCGCGAGCGTGGTGATCCTGGGCGGGGGTATTGTGGGCACCAATGCCGCCAAAATTGCGCTGGGTATGGGGGCTCAGGTGACCATCCTGGACGTGAACAAAGCCCGGATGCAGTATCTCGACGATGTGTTCGGGGGTCGGGTAATCACCCTGGCCTCAACCGAGGCCAATGTGGCTGCTTCTATTCGCCATGCCGATCTTTTGATAGGGGCGGTACTGATTCCTGGTGCCAAGGCCCCCAAGCTGGTTACCCGCGAGATGCTCTCCACCATGAAAGAAGCCTCGGTGATTGTGGATGTGGCGGTAGATCAGGGCGGCTGTGTGGAGACCATCAAGCCCACCACCCACGCCGACCCTACCTACGTGGTGGACGGGGTGGTGCACTACGGCGTGGCCAACATGCCGGGTGCGGTGCCGCGCACCTCTACTTTTGCCCTTACCAACCAGACCCTGCCCTACCTGCTCAGGCTGGCCGAGAAAGGCCTAGACGCCCTGCACGACGATCCTGCCCTGATGCTGGGCCTCAACACCCACCAGGGCAAGCTGACCTGCCGGGGGGTCGCCGAAGCCTTTGGGATGCCCTACACCGAGCCTCAGGCAGCTTTGTAG